In the Streptomyces fradiae ATCC 10745 = DSM 40063 genome, one interval contains:
- a CDS encoding ArsR/SmtB family transcription factor, producing the protein MLTVHFTHEDIARTHMAPMARLGAEALFALGHLERLGQQSRGVGRWVSHARAWVAAHPFRLLGLQRALQLRDDLLPFLLSRPAPERDAAAPEELRRALGALGEFQKACVAPYRTSIREMLDETRHCYSDMVARLGLAATLERLQCNAKWEAGTLSVDDGTDRAVRLDGQGLKLVPSAFLSGTPRLYRWPERPSDRAPADRPPVRPVPIMVFPVCPHGLASTALVKDTQRPAKPLPQLLGRTRAAVLERLTRPQSTSELSAALSISATTASEHTSVLRSSGLVSTTRNGGSVRHEVTALGALMLNSPPEPARSWCRDCAERREVGSEAKELVA; encoded by the coding sequence GTGCTGACCGTGCACTTCACTCACGAGGACATCGCCAGAACCCATATGGCGCCCATGGCCCGCCTTGGGGCAGAGGCACTGTTCGCACTCGGTCACCTGGAACGCCTGGGGCAGCAGAGCAGGGGCGTGGGCCGGTGGGTCTCGCACGCACGGGCCTGGGTGGCGGCGCATCCCTTCCGCCTGCTCGGACTCCAGCGGGCGCTGCAACTGCGGGATGACCTGCTGCCGTTCCTGCTGTCCCGGCCGGCCCCGGAGCGGGACGCGGCGGCTCCGGAGGAGTTACGGCGGGCGCTGGGCGCTCTGGGCGAGTTCCAGAAGGCGTGCGTGGCGCCGTACCGGACGAGCATCCGGGAGATGCTGGACGAGACCCGTCACTGCTATTCGGACATGGTCGCCCGGCTCGGGCTGGCGGCGACGCTCGAACGGCTCCAGTGCAACGCCAAGTGGGAGGCGGGCACGCTGAGCGTCGACGACGGCACCGACCGCGCGGTCCGCCTCGACGGCCAGGGCCTGAAGCTGGTGCCGTCGGCGTTCCTCAGCGGCACCCCAAGGCTCTACAGGTGGCCGGAGCGGCCCTCCGACCGGGCCCCGGCCGACCGTCCGCCCGTGCGGCCGGTGCCCATCATGGTGTTCCCGGTGTGCCCGCACGGCCTGGCCTCCACGGCACTGGTCAAGGACACCCAGCGGCCCGCGAAGCCGCTGCCCCAGCTGCTCGGTCGGACCCGGGCCGCGGTGCTGGAGCGGCTGACCCGCCCGCAGTCGACGAGCGAGCTGAGTGCCGCCCTGAGCATCTCGGCGACCACGGCGAGCGAGCACACCTCGGTGCTGCGCAGCTCGGGGCTGGTCTCCACGACGCGGAACGGCGGCAGTGTGCGCCACGAGGTGACCGCGCTGGGCGCGCTGATGCTGAACTCGCCGCCCGAGCCGGCCCGGTCGTGGTGCCGTGACTGCGCGGAGCGGCGTGAGGTCGGAAGCGAGGCCAAAGAGCTGGTCGCATGA
- a CDS encoding ABC transporter permease has product MSAVVDPAASPRIGPVRGFRHGLTLAARNIRYIVRSPATLVDTIIQPVLFLVVFALLFGGEIAGDWQAYLQPLVPGLMVQIILYASAGTGLALNTDVVKGVFDRFRSLPIARSAPLVGAVIGDVVRYALALVVLLALAFAMGFRVRTGPVEVLLAMVLTIGFGLTMCWLSVLIGMAAKSPQAVPGITMALVLPLTFGSNIFASPDTMPDWLRWWVGVNPVSHFVDATRALTLGGEASGPVMTSLIWMAVLFAVLFPLAVRTYARRTR; this is encoded by the coding sequence ATGAGTGCCGTCGTCGATCCGGCCGCGTCCCCGCGCATCGGCCCGGTGCGCGGTTTCCGGCACGGCCTCACCCTCGCCGCCCGGAACATCCGCTACATCGTGCGCTCCCCGGCCACGCTGGTCGACACGATCATCCAGCCGGTGCTGTTCCTCGTGGTCTTCGCGCTGCTGTTCGGCGGCGAGATCGCCGGTGACTGGCAGGCGTACCTCCAGCCGCTCGTGCCCGGCCTGATGGTGCAGATCATCCTGTACGCCAGCGCGGGCACCGGGCTCGCCCTGAACACCGACGTCGTGAAGGGGGTGTTCGACCGCTTCCGGAGCCTGCCCATCGCGCGCTCCGCCCCGCTGGTCGGCGCCGTCATCGGCGACGTGGTGCGCTACGCCCTGGCGCTGGTCGTCCTGCTGGCGCTCGCCTTCGCGATGGGCTTCCGGGTCAGGACGGGCCCGGTCGAGGTGCTGCTCGCGATGGTGCTGACGATCGGCTTCGGCCTCACCATGTGCTGGCTGTCCGTGCTGATCGGCATGGCCGCGAAGAGCCCGCAGGCGGTGCCGGGCATCACCATGGCCCTGGTGCTCCCGCTGACCTTCGGCAGCAACATCTTCGCTTCGCCGGACACCATGCCGGACTGGCTCCGGTGGTGGGTCGGTGTCAATCCGGTCAGCCACTTCGTGGACGCGACGCGGGCGTTGACGCTCGGCGGGGAGGCCTCGGGGCCCGTGATGACGAGTCTCATCTGGATGGCGGTGCTGTTCGCCGTACTCTTCCCTCTGGCCGTACGCACATACGCCCGTCGGACAAGATGA
- a CDS encoding daunorubicin resistance protein DrrA family ABC transporter ATP-binding protein: protein MTLAIQAEGLVKRYGSHTALAGVDLSVPAGTILGVLGPNGAGKTTTVRILSTLLRPDEGRATVAGYDLLRQPVAVRRRIGLTGQYASVDEELTGFENLVLIGRLLEMPKADARARAAELLERFSLTDAGGRPVKTYSGGMRRRADLAASLVGRPEVLYLDEPTTGLDPRSRNEVWSIVQGLANDGVSVLLTTQYLEEADRLADRITVIDQGRVVAEGRADELKKRTGGQTLQVRPADPRDVPEVVRILGMLTEAVPAADPDTGLITTVADDTVLLSALVRRLDEAAIAVDELALRLPSLDDVFLSLTGKAAAETTEAAPGPTAERSAV, encoded by the coding sequence ATGACACTCGCGATCCAGGCGGAAGGCCTGGTGAAGCGGTACGGATCGCACACGGCGCTCGCCGGTGTCGATCTGTCCGTACCCGCCGGGACGATTCTCGGCGTGCTCGGCCCCAACGGCGCGGGCAAGACGACGACCGTACGCATCCTCTCCACCCTGCTGCGGCCCGACGAGGGCCGCGCCACCGTCGCCGGGTACGACCTGCTGCGCCAGCCGGTCGCGGTGCGCCGCAGGATCGGGCTGACCGGCCAGTACGCGTCGGTCGACGAGGAGCTCACCGGCTTCGAGAACCTCGTGCTGATCGGGCGGCTGCTGGAGATGCCGAAGGCCGACGCGCGGGCCCGCGCGGCGGAGCTGCTGGAGCGGTTCTCGCTCACCGACGCCGGCGGGCGCCCCGTCAAGACGTACTCGGGCGGTATGCGGCGCCGCGCCGACCTGGCCGCCAGCCTGGTGGGCCGCCCGGAGGTGCTCTACCTGGACGAGCCGACCACCGGCCTCGACCCGCGCAGCCGCAACGAGGTGTGGAGCATCGTCCAGGGTCTCGCGAACGACGGTGTCTCCGTGCTGCTGACCACGCAGTACCTGGAGGAGGCCGACCGGCTCGCCGACCGGATCACCGTCATCGACCAGGGCCGTGTGGTGGCGGAGGGCCGGGCCGACGAGCTGAAGAAGCGCACGGGCGGCCAGACCCTCCAGGTGCGGCCCGCCGACCCCCGGGACGTACCGGAGGTGGTGCGCATCCTCGGGATGCTCACCGAGGCCGTCCCGGCCGCCGACCCCGACACGGGTCTGATCACCACCGTCGCCGACGACACGGTGCTGCTGTCCGCGCTGGTGCGCCGGCTGGACGAGGCGGCCATCGCGGTGGACGAGCTCGCGCTGCGGCTGCCGAGCCTCGACGACGTGTTCCTGTCCCTCACCGGCAAGGCCGCCGCGGAGACCACCGAGGCCGCCCCCGGACCGACCGCCGAGCGGAGTGCGGTATGA
- a CDS encoding DUF397 domain-containing protein, which translates to MNAIESELTWFKSSYSDTEGGQCVEVAAGAGTVHIRDSKAVAGPVVRVSREAWAGFVGEA; encoded by the coding sequence ATGAACGCCATTGAGTCCGAACTCACCTGGTTCAAGAGCAGCTACAGCGACACCGAAGGTGGCCAGTGCGTCGAGGTCGCGGCCGGTGCGGGCACCGTGCACATCCGGGATTCCAAGGCCGTGGCCGGTCCGGTCGTACGTGTGTCACGTGAAGCGTGGGCGGGGTTCGTCGGGGAGGCCTGA
- a CDS encoding helix-turn-helix domain-containing protein gives MSFGDNGDGESDGTAGARSGADKSGQGVVTAFGQSMKTLRMRAGLEREEFGRRIGYSASTVASFEQGRRIPSPRTIEQADEVLGAGGLLALWKEQVERAQYPARFQGMAKLEKEAIELLMYDALIINGLLQTEEYMRALLAMRRPPLAQETIDQRVTARLARQDIFDRQPAPLLGFVMTEAVLRQRYGSRDVLRGQLEHLLLIGQKRNVEIQVMPLDCEDNAGVNGPFTVVTRKDGRKFVYSEAHAISTLEADPEQSALAAARYGIIRSQALSPRESSQFIERLLGEL, from the coding sequence GTGAGCTTCGGGGACAACGGGGACGGGGAGAGCGACGGCACGGCGGGTGCGCGGTCCGGAGCGGACAAGTCCGGGCAGGGGGTCGTCACCGCGTTCGGGCAGAGCATGAAGACGCTGCGGATGCGGGCGGGCCTGGAGCGTGAGGAGTTCGGGCGGCGGATCGGGTACTCGGCGTCCACGGTCGCGTCGTTCGAGCAGGGGCGGAGGATCCCGTCGCCCAGGACGATCGAGCAGGCGGACGAGGTGCTGGGGGCGGGCGGGCTGCTGGCTCTGTGGAAGGAGCAGGTGGAGCGGGCGCAGTATCCGGCTCGCTTCCAGGGGATGGCGAAGCTGGAGAAGGAGGCCATCGAGCTGCTCATGTATGACGCGCTCATCATCAACGGTCTGCTCCAGACCGAGGAGTACATGCGCGCCTTGCTTGCCATGAGGCGTCCACCCCTGGCGCAGGAGACCATCGATCAGCGGGTGACCGCACGACTGGCCCGGCAGGACATCTTCGACCGACAGCCCGCGCCACTGCTGGGGTTCGTGATGACCGAGGCGGTGTTGCGGCAGCGCTACGGCAGCAGGGACGTACTACGCGGTCAGTTGGAACACCTCCTGTTGATCGGGCAGAAGCGCAACGTCGAGATCCAGGTCATGCCGCTCGACTGCGAGGACAACGCGGGCGTGAACGGGCCGTTCACCGTCGTCACTCGGAAGGACGGCAGGAAGTTCGTCTACTCCGAGGCGCACGCCATCAGCACACTGGAGGCCGACCCCGAACAGTCGGCTCTCGCCGCCGCGCGCTATGGGATCATCCGATCCCAGGCTCTCAGTCCGCGAGAGTCCTCGCAGTTCATCGAAAGGTTGCTGGGAGAGCTATGA
- a CDS encoding ATP-binding protein, protein MTNQPGAPARTSQAARPAQESAVPHAPLDRTFAVRFTSTPRGARLARRLAAHRLDDWGVPYDSRRHEAIVLVLAELTANAVRHGRVPGRDFHLALQVVAHGRTVRIEVTDTRAERVPPRPGALRVPGAEDTGGRGLLLVAALASRWGWHPRPDGGPGKTVWAECALTEESSCTSATFMT, encoded by the coding sequence ATGACGAACCAGCCCGGTGCTCCCGCCCGGACCTCCCAAGCGGCACGTCCCGCGCAGGAATCGGCCGTGCCCCACGCACCCCTCGACCGCACGTTCGCGGTGCGCTTCACCTCCACCCCGCGCGGCGCCCGCCTCGCCCGCAGGCTCGCCGCGCACCGGCTCGACGACTGGGGCGTCCCGTACGACTCGCGCCGGCACGAGGCGATCGTGCTGGTGCTCGCCGAGCTGACCGCCAACGCGGTGCGGCACGGCCGCGTCCCCGGCCGCGACTTCCACCTCGCCCTCCAGGTGGTCGCCCACGGCCGGACCGTCCGGATCGAGGTCACCGACACCCGCGCCGAACGGGTGCCGCCCCGCCCCGGCGCCCTCCGTGTGCCCGGCGCCGAGGACACCGGCGGCCGAGGGCTGCTCCTGGTCGCCGCACTCGCCTCCCGCTGGGGCTGGCACCCCCGGCCCGACGGTGGTCCGGGCAAGACGGTCTGGGCCGAGTGCGCATTGACCGAAGAGTCTTCATGTACATCTGCTACATTTATGACATGA
- a CDS encoding type II toxin-antitoxin system Phd/YefM family antitoxin, with amino-acid sequence MSEPIVESMAEVRSHLADVIDRARREETPTIITRRGKQEAVVIDIEEYQRLRRLAEDAEEAWLNRLADEAESEGTRGSVSLEEMAALLRTDQG; translated from the coding sequence ATGAGTGAGCCGATCGTCGAATCAATGGCCGAGGTCCGCAGTCACCTGGCCGACGTCATCGACCGTGCCCGCCGGGAGGAGACTCCGACGATCATCACCCGGCGCGGCAAGCAGGAAGCCGTCGTGATCGACATCGAGGAGTACCAGCGGCTGCGCCGTCTCGCCGAGGACGCCGAGGAGGCATGGCTCAACCGGCTGGCCGACGAGGCCGAGTCGGAGGGCACGCGAGGGTCGGTCTCGCTCGAAGAGATGGCCGCCCTCCTTCGTACCGATCAGGGCTGA
- a CDS encoding type II toxin-antitoxin system RelE family toxin codes for MGYVTRFTPHAQRDMLKVPRPDALRILYRLAELQKAIDGGDTTAFDIKALRSHHARWRLRVGDYRVVYTVEDGQLIVWVLAVGNRREVYRQIP; via the coding sequence GTGGGGTACGTCACGCGCTTCACGCCCCACGCGCAGCGCGACATGCTCAAGGTCCCGCGCCCGGACGCCCTGCGCATCCTGTACCGCCTCGCCGAGTTGCAGAAGGCCATCGACGGAGGCGACACCACGGCGTTCGACATCAAAGCCCTGCGGAGCCACCATGCCCGATGGCGGCTCAGGGTCGGTGACTACCGCGTCGTCTACACCGTCGAGGACGGCCAGTTGATCGTGTGGGTCCTGGCCGTTGGTAACCGGCGCGAGGTCTACCGGCAGATTCCCTGA
- a CDS encoding 3'-5' exonuclease: MTGAGTRVRIGIMHRFKGLEFQRVFLTSIGEGQVPHQRVERYRLTNPDRYRQKKQRARSLVFVAATRARDELIVTWSGEASRFLPEHADDTAHRATDLLGNDGPPSGSSSAPSASSAT; the protein is encoded by the coding sequence GTGACGGGTGCCGGGACACGGGTACGCATCGGGATCATGCACCGATTCAAGGGCCTGGAGTTCCAGCGCGTCTTCCTCACCTCCATCGGCGAGGGCCAGGTACCGCACCAACGCGTCGAGCGGTACCGGCTCACGAACCCGGACCGCTACCGCCAGAAGAAACAGCGCGCCCGCTCCCTGGTGTTCGTCGCGGCCACCCGCGCACGTGACGAGCTGATCGTCACCTGGAGCGGCGAGGCCAGCAGATTCCTCCCCGAGCACGCCGACGACACCGCACACCGGGCCACGGATCTGCTGGGGAACGACGGCCCGCCGTCGGGCTCGTCGTCGGCTCCGTCCGCCTCCTCCGCCACCTGA